A single genomic interval of Salvelinus namaycush isolate Seneca chromosome 41, SaNama_1.0, whole genome shotgun sequence harbors:
- the LOC120034561 gene encoding ubiquitin carboxyl-terminal hydrolase 31-like, with protein MRGCPTSQAIMSSKAMTKEKKSGSFSKKLFRRGSVRSVGSFMGRVLRTLSTLSHFGSDGHAIEGDKDDGGFTLFKTGGKNSPALDDSDRFLGEKVPGVSGLKNHGNTCFMNAILQCLSNTELFAEYLALEQYRGVEETDEEKEKPKTNGVHLGRKGPHDRGEVTEQLSGLVRALWTFEYTPQHSREFKNAVSKSALQYKGNAQHDAQEFLLWLLDRVHEDLNNHPNNRPSIKPPVEEDDGGLEGPSLPLSTGSFVQELFQAQYRSSLTCPHCQKQSNTFDPFLCISLPILLPHTRPLYVTVVYQGKYSHCMRIGVAVPLNSTVSRLRDAVSRETKIPLDQFVLTEMYYDGFHRSFCDDDDDLDIIQESDSIFAFETPETFRLENIRTKRGSLLANLNQNNLKFGSEMSRTSSFMQGAVNPATPSANKNTGADKMVLLICNRACTGHQGRRFGLPFVLYMDRTVTWDILQKEILEKMHHLLRPGVYIQVGPFSLRVVGVVGITYLLPQEEQPLCHPTVERAYKSCGQGGPPHVKIVVEWDKETKDYLFGLTEEEYIPDAESVYLHREQHHQPQACTLAQCLQLYTKEEQLAPDDAWRCPHCKQLQQGHIKLSLWTLPDVLILHLKRFRQEADRRVKMQNMVRFPLLGMDMAPHMVKRSQSSWSLPSHWSPWRRPYGLGRNPDDYLYDLYAVCNHHGNMHGGHYTAYCKNSVDGQWYCFDDSEVQPVADDDVCQQTAYILFYQRRNTIPSWSANSSVAGSTSSSLCDHWVNRLQGSRPASLASGASSRRTSLASLGESVEFTTGDRSEDDGGFSTRPFVRSIQRQSLSSRSSIASPLAFSDNSMKPSWSLSAKLHMRSNSPSRFSLDSRSSPPLERIGERGEACDDKVSTSCFGSYSRHERYPGGRAPLAMMEGNSTDQDHGRRILDEVYCRAPTPADKKSSKSDLTDNNNQITALDQNAQAPLSKEQKRKSSTAGSAPKLESAASKKSSMKSEPEKNSKKRQCSSSTPKSSTSQMSSSPVVKGPKVTNSKDKTTSSGTATPTRTPSKKKESLSSKGPDSAAGTPQRKQRISTPQSSASPSPTVKKSSSGLEKTISGRKKLLERSCSRDSGLVSPLVDRPRWGSNAAARTPTKTAAEGVRPERRFLRSSISSSSVTSLRSPSVSYRDPRHSSKSEDKGLSFFKNALRQRESRRSADLGKTSILAKKASERTARLSVQEGDGSANASEHHVNEVVTEVKESSKPSTPVRHSLLPVIGKSKSSTSESSLNSPPNGKKPLEKQASSRKLSASMQSSARPTQKPQ; from the exons ATGAGGGGGTGCCCAACAAGTCAGGCAATCATGTCTAGTAAAGCCATGACTAAAGAGAAGAAATCTGGTAGCTTCAGCAAGAAACTCTTCAGACGAGGCTCTGTGCGCTCTGTGGGTAGTTTTATGGGCAGAGTCCTCAGGACCCTGTCAACCTTGTCCCATTTTGGATCAGATGGGCATGCTATTGAAGGTGACAAAGACGATGGGGGTTTCACATTATTCAAAACTGGAGGCAAAAATTCACCAGCTTTGGATGATAGTGACCGTTTCCTCGGAGAGAAGGTCCCTGGAGTGTCTGGTCTCAAAAACCATGGTAACACTTGTTTCATGAATGCCATCCTCCAGTGCCTGAGTAACACTGAACTCTTTGCTGAGTATTTGGCACTGGAACAATACCGGGGAGTCGAGGAaacggatgaggagaaggagaaacCGAAGACAAACGGTGTGCATTTGGGGAGGAAGGGCCCTCATGACAGAGGTGAGGTGACAGAGCAGCTGTCTGGACTGGTCCGGGCCCTGTGGACATTTGAATACACCCCACAGCACAGCAGGGAGTTCAAA AATGCCGTCTCAAAGAGCGCTTTGCAGTATAAAGGCAATGCTCAGCATGACGCCCAGGAGTTTCTGCTCTGGCTTCTGGACAGGGTACATGAAGACCTCAACAACCATCCCAATAACAGGCCTTCCATTAAG CCACCAGTGGAAGAGGATGATGGGGGCCTGGAGGGGCCTTCTCTTCCGCTCTCAACCGGTTCATTTGTGCAAGAGCTATTTCAGGCCCAGTACAG GTCGTCGCTCACCTGCCCGCATTGCCAAAAACAGAGCAACACCTTTGATCCTTTCCTTTGCATCTCCCTGCCCATCCTCTTACCTCACACAAG gcCTCTGTATGTGACAGTGGTCTACCAGGGGAAGTACTCTCACTGTATGAGGATCGGAGTGGCCGTGCCCCTGAACAGCACCGTGTCCAGACTCCGAGATGCTGTGTCACGTGAGACCAAGATCCCCCTGGACCAG TTTGTTTTGACGGAGATGTACTACGATGGTTTCCACCGCTCTTTCTGTGATGACGACGACGATCTCGATATCATTCAGGAGAGTGATTCCATTTTTGCCTTTGAGACGCCTGAGACCTTCAGACTAGAGAACATTCGAACCAAGAGAG GGAGTCTCCTTGCCAACCTGAACCAGAACAACTTAAAGTTTGGGAGTGAGATGAGCAGGACTTCGTCTTTCATGCAAGGAGCTGTGAATCCTGCCACTCCGTCGGCCAATAAGAACACAGGGGCCGACAAGATGGTCCTGCTGATCTGTAACCGAGCCTGCACCGGTCACCAAGGGAGGAG GTTTGGTCTTCCATTTGTACTGTACATGGATCGCACTGTGACCTGGGATATCCTGCAGAAGGAGATCCTGGAGAAGATGCATCACCTGCTCAGGCCAGGAGTTTACATTCAG GTGGGGCCCTTCAGCCTACGAGTGGTTGGTGTGGTTGGCATCACGTACCTCCTACCCCAAGAGGAGCAGCCTCTCTGTCACCCAACAGTGGAAAG AGCGTACAAGTCCTGTGGCCAAGGGGGACCGCCGCACGTCAAGATAGTGGTGGAGTGGGACAAAGAGACCAAGGATTA TCTGTTTGGGCTCACTGAGGAAGAGTACATCCCTGATGCTGAGAGTGTATATCTGCACAGAGAGCAACACCATCAGCCCCAGGCCTGCACCCtcgctcagtgcctccagctctACACCAAAGAGGAGCAG CTGGCCCCGGATGATGCCTGGCGCTGCCCCCACTGCAAGCAGCTGCAGCAAGGCCACATCAAGCTCAGCCTTTGGACCCTGCCTGATGTGCTCATTCTGCACCTCAAGAGGTTCAGACAG GAGGCTGACAGGAGGGTGAAGATGCAGAACATGGTGCGGTTCCCTCTGCTTGGCATGGACATGGCTCCTCACATGGTGAAGAGGTCCCAGAGCAGCTGGAGCCTGCCctctcactggtcaccatggaGACGACCCTACGGCCTGGGGCGTAACCCTGACGACTACCTGTACGACCTGTACGCCGTCTGCAATCACCACGGAAACATGCATGGAGGCCACTACACAG CTTACTGTAAGAACTCTGTTGACGGCCAGTGGTACTGCTTTGACGACAGTGAGGTCCAGCCCGTCGCtgatgatgatgtgtgtcagCAGACGGCCTACATCTTGTTCTACCAGAGGAGGAACACGATCCCCTCCTGGTCCGCCAATAGCTCCGTAGCAG GCTCCACCAGCTCATCTCTGTGTGACCACTGGGTGAACCGTCTCCAAGGCAGCAGGCCGGCCAGCCTGGCTTCCGGGGCCTCCTCCAGACGCACCTCTCTGGCCTCCCTGGGCGAGTCGGTGGAGTTCACCACAGGGGACCGCAGCGAAGATGACG GTGGATTTTCGACCCGTCCCTTTGTTCGGAGCATCCAGCGTCAGAGCTTGTCTTCCAGGTCATCCATTGCCAGTCCTCTGGCCTTCAGTGATAACAGCATGAAGCcctcctggtccctgtctgcCAAGCTCCATATGAGGTCTAACTCCCCCTCACGCTTCTCCCTGGACTCACGTTCCTCTCCCCCTttggagaggataggagagaggggagaggcctGTGATGACAAGGTATCCACGTCTTGCTTCGGTAGCTACAGCCGGCACGAGCGCTACCCTGGTGGCAGGGCCCCCTTGGCCATGATGGAGGGGAACAGCACCGACCAGGACCATGGCAGGAGGATCCTAGACGAAGTCTACTGCAGGGCCCCCACGCCGGCCGATAAGAAGAGCTCCAAGAGTGACCTGACGGACAACAACAACCAGATAACAGCCCTGGACCAAAATGCACAAGCCCCCCTGTCGAAAGAGCAGAAACGCAAGAGCAGCACCGCCGGATCTGCCCCGAAGTTAGAGAGCGCTGCGTCCAAAAAGAGTTCCATGAAGTCTGAGCCAGAGAAAAACTCCAAGAAGCGCCAGTGTTCGTCCTCCACCCCCAAATCCTCTACATCCCAAATGTCTTCCAGCCCTGTGGTGAAGGGCCCCAAGGTGACCAACTCTAAAGACAAGACCACCAGCAGCGGCACCGCTACGCCCACCAGGACCCCGTCCAAAAAGAAAGAGTCTTTGTCTTCCAAGGGTCCTGACTCGGCAGCTGGAACCCCCCAGCGCAAGCAGCGCATCTCCACGCCGCAGTCCTCCGCTTCCCCCTCCCCCACTGTAAAGAAGAGTTCCTCTGGCCTTGAGAAGACAATCTCTGGTCGGAAGAAGCTGCTGGAGAGGAGCTGCAGTCGGGACTCGGGGTTGGTAAGCCCTCTGGTTGATAGACCACGCTGGGGCAGCAACGCTGCAGCCAGGACCCCCACCAAGACTGCTGCGGAGGGGGTCCGTCCAGAGAGGAGGTTTTTGCGGAGTTCCATCAGCAGCTCCTCTGTCACCAGCCTGCGCTCCCCCAGCGTTTCCTACAGGGACCCTAGGCACAGCAGCAAGTCAGAGGACAAGGGCCTGTCGTTCTTCAAGAACGCCCTGCGCCAGAGAGAGTCCCGCCGGTCGGCTGATCTGGGTAAAACCAGTATCCTGGCCAAGAAGGCCTCTGAGAGGACAGCCAGGCTGAGCGTTCAGGAGGGGGATGGGTCGGCCAATGCCTCAGAGCATCATGTGAATGAGGTTGTCACTGAGGTAAAGGAGTCCTCCAAGCCCTCCACCCCAGTCAGACACTCTCTGTTACCTGTTATAGGCAAATCCAAGTCTTCCACTTCTGAATCCAGTCTTAATTCTCCCCCCAATGGCAAAAAGCCTCTTGAGAAGCAGGCGTCCTCCAGAAAGCTTTCTGCCAGCATGCAATCTTCTGCACGCCCAACACAGAAGCCTCAATGA